A segment of the Actinomycetes bacterium genome:
GCTGGGGTGCGCACATTCCCCCAGTTGGTGCCCATCACCCGCGAGATGGCAGGCGTCGAGGTTTCCCGGGCGGCAGCCCAGTGGTGGTCACAGCAGTGGAATGGACCCACCTTCATGGCCATCGGCGAGAACGACCCAGTGTTGGGAGTTCCGGTCATGAACGCGCTGCGCGGGGTCATCAACGGCTGTCCGGAACCACTAGTACTGCCGGAAGGACATTTTGTGCAGGAGAGTGGCGACGTCGTGGCCCGTGCCGCATTAGAAGCCTGGGGCTCTTAGTGCGGTGCACTCACCTGCCCGCCGGCTGCGGGTCTAGGAAGAGAGCCAGCCACACCGTTGATGTGTCCGGATCAGTCCAGGCCACCCGGTGTCGGCAATGCGCTGGCAACCACACCGCGTCGCCTGGGCCCAACTCGATGTCCGCAGTAGTAGTGCCATCTTCCGCGACAGTGAGTCGGGCCGACCCGGTAACGACAACAACCCACTCGTCCTCGTCTTGGTCGTACCACTCAGCGGGGTGGGCCGGTGCGGTGTGTCCCTGCGACACGATCCGCTCCAGCCGCCAGCCCGGACCAGCCACCAAGGCGTCGGCTGCCGCGTGCTCACCGGGATGCTGAGCGGCCGCCGTCAGGTTCCAGACCTTCACCCACCCGGTCCCGGAGTCGGTTCGTTACCAGGGAATGGAGATTCGGTAGCCACCGCATTAGCGTGTCACGGACTAGCCGCGCCAGACCTCAGATTCATCGGTCAAAAAGCTGGATTTGCTGGCGTGCGCGAGGTCACACGCCGAAGAGCGGACTTCAGTTGGTGGCTGGAAGTTACTCGACAGTAGTATTGGGAGAGATTTTTCCGGGGGAACGCTGTCTGGAGGACGCATGGAAGAGTTTTTGCCGCCCGATGCGCTGCGATGGGGAGTTGGACTGGCCATCATCTTGGTCGCTGCGGCTTTCGCGTTGCGCCGAGCCAAGTTCTTGGTGGATCTCATTAGGTCAGGCAACAAAATGCCCGACAATGAAGTTAGCGTCCCGGCAACTATCGAAGTCGAAGCCGTCGAGGTACTTGGGCAGAAGAAACTGCTGAAGTGGACTCTTCCCGG
Coding sequences within it:
- a CDS encoding cupin domain-containing protein; its protein translation is MKVWNLTAAAQHPGEHAAADALVAGPGWRLERIVSQGHTAPAHPAEWYDQDEDEWVVVVTGSARLTVAEDGTTTADIELGPGDAVWLPAHCRHRVAWTDPDTSTVWLALFLDPQPAGR